CAAAAGACGCTGGGATTTTTTAATGGCTGCTGCTACCGCCGGCAAGTTACTCATGCGATGTGTTCTCCTGACGGTTAATTTGCTGCAGAATTTCCATAATGCGCGTCCCATGATCCAAGGAAGTATCTAATTTGAATATAATTTCCGGCGCATGACGTATTTTAATTCTGCGACCGATTTCCGAACGCAGATAACCGGCACACTTTTGCAGCACATTTAATGTTTCTTTGCGCCGTTCCTCGGAGCCCATAACACTGACAAATACTTTGGCATAGGACAGGTCTCTGGTAACTTCTACCCCGGTAACCGTAACAAAACCCACCCTGGGGTCCTTTATATCATTGCTCAGTATATCTGCCGTCTCTTTTTTAATTGCTTCAGCAATACGTTCCGGTCGGTGTGACATGCAACACACCTCCTATTTTGTCTTTAATATAAATATATTTATGCCAGTTCCCTCTTAATGGTTTCTACAGTATAGGCTTCAATGATGTCTCCTTCCTGGATGTCATTAAAGTTCTCAATGGTAATGCCACACTCATAACCCTGTGCCACTTCTTTTACATCATCTTTAAAACGCTTTAATGAATCCAGTTTACCTTCGTGAATGACAATACCGTCGCGAATCAAGCGAATTCCGGCATCTCTTACTATTTTTCCTTCAGTCACATAACAGCCTGCAATGGTGCCGATTTTTGAGGCTTTGAAAATCTTTCTGACCTCAACATGCCCCATAATGACTTCTTTATACTCGGGGTCTAATAAACCGCTCATGGCTTTCTTGACATCGTCAATAACCTCGTAGATAACCCGGTAAAGGTGAATGTCAATCTTTTCTGCCTCAGCTATTTTCCTGGCATTAGCATCCGGTCGCACATTAAAGCCAATGACAATGGCATTGGAAGCTGTGGCCAGCATAATGTCAGATTCATTGATGGCTCCCACACCACTGTGTATAAGATTTACTTTTACTTCATCCGTACTCAACTTTTCTAAAGCCTGGGCCAAAGCCTCAATGGAGCCTTGCACATCTGCTTTCAGAATGATCGGCAACTCTTTAATTTGGCCTTCTTGAATATGCTTAAACAGGTCATCCAGGGAAATTTTAGCAGTTGCTTTTAGAATTTCTTCCCGTTTGCGCAACTGCCTTTTTTCAGCCACTTCTCTGGCCAGCTTTTCGTCCTCAACAACCACCAGAATATCGCCGGCTTCCGGGACATCAGACAAGCCAAGTATTTCTACCGGCATACTGGGGCCGGCTTTTTTCACCCGGCGTCCCTTATCATCAATCATTGCCCTGACACGCCCGAAAGCATGCCCCACAACAATAGTATCTCCCACATGCAGGGTACCATTCTGAACCAGTACCGTAGCCACCGGGCCGCGACCTTTATCCAACTCGGCCTCCACCACAGTACCCCGGGCCGGGCGGTTGGGGTTGGCCTTTAACTCGTGAACCTCGGCCACCAGCAAAATCATTTCTAACAAGTTATCCAGACCCATACCGGTTTTAGCTGATACAGGAACTGCGATAACATCGCCGCCCCAGTCCTCTACTACCAGTTCATGTTGGGTAAGCTCCTGTTTAACCTTATCGGGGTTGGCTTCCGGTTTGTCCATTTTGTTGATGGCGACAATAATAGGCACATTGGCGGCCTTGGCGTGGTTAATTGCTTCTACTGTTTGCGGCATTACCCCGTCATCTGCCGCCACCACCAGAATGGCAATATCCGTTATTTGTGCGCCGCGCGCCCGCATGGCTGTAAAAGCAGCGTGCCCCGGCGTATCCACAAAGGTTATTTTCTTGCCGTTGTGTTCTACCTGATAAGCACCGATATGCTGAGTAATGCCGCCGGCTTCGCCGGCAGTTACATTGGTCTGCCGGATAGCGTCTAATAAGGACGTTTTGCCATGATCCACGTGTCCCATAATAGTAACCACCGGCGGTCTGGGTACCAGTTGAGCGGGATCATCCTCCGGTTCGGTCATGATCAGTGCCTCTTTGTCAACTGCCACTTTTAGTTCTGCTTCTACGCCGTATTCCCCGGCAATTAAAGCAGCTGTATCAAAATCAATTTCCTGGTTAATGGTAGCCAGAACCCCTAAATTCATTAATTTTTTAATAACCTCAGCGGCCGTTTTCTTTAATTTTTCCGCCAGTTCCTGTACCGTAACGGTTTCGCCGATTTGGACAGGACGCTTATCCGGGATGACCGGCGGAGCAGGCTGTTCCTGTTTCTTTTTAGATTTCTGCAAGCGGTGCTTATTGAGCTTGGTGTTTTCTATGCTCTGATCAGCCCATTTGCCGTCTTTTTCATAATTTTTACGGCGATCCCCCTTGGTTTTATCCGGTGCCTTGGTTGGCTTCGGCTGGGCAATTTGTTCCGGCGGCTTGGGAATGGAGGGATTGCTCGGACGTGGCCCACCTCCCCGGCCGCCGTGGGCCGGCCTGACATTGCCGCGATCTTTGCCTGGGCCGGCCGGCCGATCCCCCTGGGGCGGTCTGGCTCCCCCGGCACGTTCTGCCTGCTGGGGTCTGCCCTGGGCGCCGGCTGACTGCTGTCCGGCAGCACTTTTTACCTGGTTTTGGTTAAAGCGCTCCCGCTGCTCAGGTCTTCCCTGATGATGCGCCTGAGTTGTACGCTCTCCCTGCGGCCTGCCACCCCCGGGCGGTCGCTGGGGGCGGTTATGTCCTGCTGCCTGATGAGCCGTATCTTTAACTTCCTGTCTGCCCCCGTCCTTAGCGGCAGAAGTTCTTACCGGCCGGTTATCTCTGGGCGGACGCTGCGGTGATTTGGGTTTGTCTTCATATCTCCGATCGGGTG
This window of the Desulforamulus hydrothermalis Lam5 = DSM 18033 genome carries:
- the rbfA gene encoding 30S ribosome-binding factor RbfA, which produces MSHRPERIAEAIKKETADILSNDIKDPRVGFVTVTGVEVTRDLSYAKVFVSVMGSEERRKETLNVLQKCAGYLRSEIGRRIKIRHAPEIIFKLDTSLDHGTRIMEILQQINRQENTSHE
- the infB gene encoding translation initiation factor IF-2 is translated as MAKKRVHELAKELNIENKDLINKLIELGIQVKSHMSALEDSDVQKILHSYRPPKGLPEEKKTEPVTKQNMQERGRGQGMEGKKEKDQFFRPDNSKGPGLVDRVPNRPPDRRYEDKPKSPQRPPRDNRPVRTSAAKDGGRQEVKDTAHQAAGHNRPQRPPGGGRPQGERTTQAHHQGRPEQRERFNQNQVKSAAGQQSAGAQGRPQQAERAGGARPPQGDRPAGPGKDRGNVRPAHGGRGGGPRPSNPSIPKPPEQIAQPKPTKAPDKTKGDRRKNYEKDGKWADQSIENTKLNKHRLQKSKKKQEQPAPPVIPDKRPVQIGETVTVQELAEKLKKTAAEVIKKLMNLGVLATINQEIDFDTAALIAGEYGVEAELKVAVDKEALIMTEPEDDPAQLVPRPPVVTIMGHVDHGKTSLLDAIRQTNVTAGEAGGITQHIGAYQVEHNGKKITFVDTPGHAAFTAMRARGAQITDIAILVVAADDGVMPQTVEAINHAKAANVPIIVAINKMDKPEANPDKVKQELTQHELVVEDWGGDVIAVPVSAKTGMGLDNLLEMILLVAEVHELKANPNRPARGTVVEAELDKGRGPVATVLVQNGTLHVGDTIVVGHAFGRVRAMIDDKGRRVKKAGPSMPVEILGLSDVPEAGDILVVVEDEKLAREVAEKRQLRKREEILKATAKISLDDLFKHIQEGQIKELPIILKADVQGSIEALAQALEKLSTDEVKVNLIHSGVGAINESDIMLATASNAIVIGFNVRPDANARKIAEAEKIDIHLYRVIYEVIDDVKKAMSGLLDPEYKEVIMGHVEVRKIFKASKIGTIAGCYVTEGKIVRDAGIRLIRDGIVIHEGKLDSLKRFKDDVKEVAQGYECGITIENFNDIQEGDIIEAYTVETIKRELA